The following are encoded together in the Robertmurraya sp. FSL R5-0851 genome:
- a CDS encoding class I SAM-dependent methyltransferase encodes MIVKEKIIEMITSSKEKQISYAEYMALALYDRECGYYMKAGEKVGRQGDFITTSNIGNIYGQLMARWYYKQVSKGVIPANLCEIGAGSGRFAQSFLKEWSVLTTEPITYFVLEASPFHQQLIQRGVEDGKIIIIDSLSALKGFQGMVFSNELFDALPVHVIEKKKGLLHEVMIKVENEDLKELLVPLTNTNVQSYVTEYMRDLREHERAEVPIAMVDFIKEASTIIDSGILLSVDYGYTDSEWEEPARSKGSLRGYSKHQMKTNLLEHPGEMDITSHVQWDPFIRIGKKYDLNLERFIRQDEFFLEVGILELLKDHYDPNPFSEQSKRNRAIRSLITPGGMSSHFQVVLQSKNLSKEFSI; translated from the coding sequence ATGATTGTGAAGGAAAAGATAATTGAAATGATCACTTCATCCAAAGAAAAGCAAATCTCTTATGCTGAATATATGGCATTAGCTTTATATGATAGGGAGTGTGGCTATTATATGAAAGCTGGGGAGAAGGTGGGTCGCCAAGGAGACTTTATTACAACTAGTAACATTGGAAATATTTATGGTCAGCTAATGGCAAGGTGGTACTATAAACAAGTATCGAAGGGAGTTATACCAGCTAATCTTTGTGAAATCGGAGCTGGGTCAGGAAGATTTGCTCAAAGTTTTTTGAAAGAATGGAGTGTATTAACGACCGAACCGATCACGTATTTCGTTTTAGAGGCAAGTCCTTTTCATCAGCAATTGATACAAAGAGGGGTAGAGGATGGGAAAATCATTATTATTGATAGCTTGAGTGCGCTAAAAGGCTTTCAGGGAATGGTTTTTTCAAATGAGTTATTTGATGCTCTCCCCGTACATGTTATTGAGAAGAAAAAAGGGCTCCTTCATGAAGTCATGATTAAGGTGGAGAATGAGGATTTAAAGGAATTATTAGTACCACTAACAAACACAAACGTTCAATCCTATGTGACAGAATATATGAGAGACCTACGAGAACATGAGCGAGCAGAAGTACCCATAGCAATGGTTGATTTTATTAAAGAGGCTTCAACTATTATTGACTCAGGAATATTGCTATCGGTTGATTACGGTTATACCGACTCAGAATGGGAAGAACCAGCACGATCAAAAGGGAGCTTAAGGGGATATTCGAAACATCAAATGAAAACAAACCTTCTTGAACACCCAGGAGAGATGGACATCACCTCACATGTTCAATGGGATCCTTTCATTCGTATTGGAAAAAAGTATGATCTTAACTTAGAACGATTTATAAGACAAGATGAATTCTTTTTAGAAGTTGGTATTTTGGAATTATTAAAAGATCATTATGATCCAAATCCTTTCTCGGAACAAAGTAAACGAA
- a CDS encoding MBL fold metallo-hydrolase, which yields MKWEQVPLGPLQTNSYIVTEGNHCLVIDPGDEGKKLIQLLEKRKVVPQAILLTHAHFDHIGAVDIIRDHYQVPVYIHKKEENWLGDPSLNGSKFFMMPVSTSVKPANMFFEKEETITIGDFTFSVFETPGHSPGSVSFYFEEAEFVISGDALFQQSIGRTDLPGGNHGQLLKSIHSKLLALPEQTLVLPGHGYTTTIGDEMDSNPFLNGF from the coding sequence ATGAAATGGGAACAAGTCCCCCTCGGTCCGTTACAAACCAACAGCTATATCGTAACCGAAGGAAATCATTGCCTCGTTATTGACCCGGGTGATGAAGGGAAAAAACTTATTCAATTACTAGAAAAAAGAAAAGTGGTACCACAAGCAATTCTTTTGACACATGCTCATTTTGACCATATTGGAGCAGTGGACATCATTAGAGATCATTATCAAGTACCCGTATATATACATAAGAAAGAAGAAAACTGGTTGGGAGATCCCTCTTTAAATGGGTCAAAATTCTTTATGATGCCAGTCTCTACATCCGTAAAGCCAGCAAATATGTTCTTTGAAAAGGAAGAAACAATAACTATCGGAGACTTTACTTTTTCTGTGTTTGAGACGCCTGGACACTCTCCAGGAAGTGTGTCGTTTTACTTTGAGGAAGCAGAATTTGTTATTTCAGGAGATGCGTTGTTTCAACAAAGCATCGGGAGAACAGACCTGCCTGGTGGAAATCATGGTCAGCTTCTTAAGAGTATTCATAGTAAATTACTTGCACTTCCCGAGCAAACTCTAGTGTTACCTGGACATGGATACACAACAACTATTGGAGACGAGATGGATTCCAATCCATTTTTAAATGGTTTTTAA
- a CDS encoding DUF2759 domain-containing protein: MGLVIIFALVTLLSAYGAFSSLKNKNFLGLFFAVGTLAIFGFFTVMTVIHHGYPATH; this comes from the coding sequence GTGGGATTGGTCATTATATTTGCTTTAGTTACATTGCTATCAGCATACGGAGCATTTAGTTCACTAAAAAACAAAAATTTTCTTGGGTTATTTTTTGCTGTAGGAACTTTAGCTATATTCGGTTTCTTTACAGTTATGACTGTGATCCACCATGGATATCCAGCAACGCACTAA
- a CDS encoding YqgU-like beta propeller domain-containing protein, with protein sequence MFSVKNKQALYLILFLLCNILLYGCSKESVPKSLPQSLHNNELKKKEIPLSFIGGKLMLPIKEMKGSFSSASGWLDNQTILYVTETSEGSSIFSYDLVEGQSTLLYSSVYPIVSVTISPSRNSILIHSSPNSSMGLVTIISSSGKIILSSEIPSNELAIEWNEYNENLLLITSFTEDWQYHTYTLDISKNTLAQITIPQPFAYWSNVNELLYLDWRTDSPSLSAPLKKYNINSKVSKDVLKDVYQVDVFPKHTLTITIDPSEESSVGSYTFFDQDFQVKSKLLLPQLSNFSGWSVPFYDFNKDSHEFFTFKPQYSSEIDTYEGTFDLIKFSVESNEEFVVIEDIVNEPISCSPNGTLCLYGYSLEKILLLGEKKKLGLIEE encoded by the coding sequence GTGTTTTCAGTAAAAAACAAACAGGCACTTTATCTCATTCTTTTCCTTCTTTGTAATATTCTATTATACGGATGTAGTAAGGAAAGTGTACCAAAAAGCTTGCCTCAATCATTACATAATAATGAGTTGAAAAAGAAGGAAATACCCCTATCGTTTATTGGTGGTAAGCTTATGCTGCCCATTAAAGAGATGAAGGGAAGCTTTTCTTCTGCTAGTGGTTGGTTAGATAATCAAACCATATTATATGTAACAGAAACTAGTGAGGGTTCCTCCATTTTTTCCTATGACTTAGTAGAGGGTCAGTCGACTCTTTTGTATTCGAGTGTTTATCCTATTGTATCGGTAACTATTAGTCCTAGTAGAAACAGCATACTTATTCATTCTTCACCTAATTCAAGTATGGGATTGGTAACAATTATCTCATCTAGTGGAAAAATCATCTTGTCATCAGAGATACCATCTAATGAATTGGCTATCGAATGGAACGAGTATAATGAAAATCTTTTGCTAATAACGAGTTTTACTGAAGATTGGCAATATCACACCTATACATTAGATATTAGTAAGAATACACTTGCTCAAATAACCATCCCTCAACCTTTTGCGTATTGGAGTAATGTTAACGAACTTCTATACCTCGATTGGCGTACGGATAGTCCATCGCTTTCTGCGCCGTTAAAAAAGTATAATATTAATAGTAAAGTAAGTAAGGATGTCTTGAAGGATGTTTATCAGGTAGATGTTTTTCCGAAACACACACTTACTATAACCATAGACCCTAGTGAAGAATCATCTGTAGGAAGCTACACATTTTTTGATCAAGACTTTCAAGTGAAGTCAAAATTGTTGTTGCCACAACTGTCGAATTTTTCAGGGTGGTCCGTACCTTTTTATGATTTCAACAAGGATTCTCATGAATTCTTTACATTTAAGCCACAATATAGTTCGGAGATTGACACTTACGAAGGAACGTTCGACCTTATAAAGTTTTCGGTTGAGTCTAATGAGGAGTTTGTAGTAATAGAAGATATAGTGAATGAACCCATCAGCTGCTCTCCAAACGGAACATTGTGTCTGTACGGATACAGTCTAGAGAAAATCCTCCTGCTTGGAGAGAAAAAGAAATTAGGGTTGATAGAAGAATAA